From Brassica oleracea var. oleracea cultivar TO1000 chromosome C3, BOL, whole genome shotgun sequence, a single genomic window includes:
- the LOC106330227 gene encoding uncharacterized protein LOC106330227, giving the protein MFADKLGVTMEVYIDDMLVKSLHAADHLCHLQDCFETLNKYGIKLNPAKCTFGVSSGEFLGYIVTQRGIEANPKQISAVLNLPSPKNSREVQRLTGRIAALNRFISRSTDKCLPFYDLLRVSQAAVSSVLIKEYRGGQKPIFYTSRRMTGPKTRYPTLEKMALAVVEAARKLRPYFLFGRLTKWDIELGELDITYKNRTAAKSQVLADFLIELAPELEEDLTLPNPNWTLHVDGSSTNRGAGAGVQLQSPTGELIRQSFSFGFPASNNEAEYESLIAGLRLAKAVKANRLSVYCDSQLVANQFSGDYDARNDPMDAYLKIVQGLAAEFEFFELIKVPRGENVCADALAALGSKLRDQVKRTIPIHRIEKPSIDISTDQTIVIAPVTETDTLVTDEFGPDWRTEFIDYLSKGELPTEKWAARRLKTRSAHYAVLDNELHRWTASKVLLQNPTQRMLDFYRST; this is encoded by the exons ATGTTCGCAGACAAGCTAGGCGTCACCATGGAAGTATACATCGATGATATGCTTGTCAAGTCGTTACACGCCGCTGATCACCTCTGTCACTTGCAAGATTGCTTCGAAACTCTCAACAAATACGGCATTAAACTGAACCCAGCAAAGTGCACGTTCGGGGTTTCCTCAGGCGAGTTCCTTGGATACATAGTCACGCAGCGAGGAATCGAAGCCAACCCGAAGCAGATCTCCGCGGTCCTGAACCTCCCGAGCCCAAAAAACAGTAGAGAAGTACAACGGCTTACGGGTAGGATTGCTGCACTCAACCGGTTCATCTCTAGATCCACCGACAAATGCTTGCCATTCTACGATCTCTTGCGAG TGTCACAAGCAGCAGTCAGTAGCGTTCTAATAAAAGAGTACCGTGGTGGGCAAAAGCCAATCTTCTATACAAGCAGGCGCATGACCGGACCAAAAACGCGATATCCAACTCTGGAGAAGATGGCACTGGCGGTCGTCGAAGCGGCGAGAAAGCTTCGCCCTTACTTTCT GTTCGGAAGACTAACGAAGTGGGATATCGAACTCGGTGAGCTTGATATCACTTACAAGAACAGAACCGCAGCGAAATCTCAGGTTCTTGCAGACTTCTTAATCGAATTGGCCCCGGAGTTGGAGGAAGATCTCACACTCCCAAACCCAAACTGGACATTGCATGTCGATGGATCTTCGACTAACAGGGGCGCAGGTGCCGGAGTTCAATTACAATCCCCGACCGGCGAACTGATCAGACAGTCTTTTAGCTTCGGCTTTCCAGCCTCGAACAACGAAGCAGAATACGAATCTTTGATCGCTGGACTCCGCTTAGCAAAAGCTGTCAAGGCCAATCGCCTAAGCGTCTACTGCGACTCGCAGTTAGTCGCCAATCAGTTTAGTGGCGATTACGACGCCCGCAACGATCCGATGGACGCCTACCTCAAGATAGTACAGGGCTTAGCCGCAGAGTTCGAATTCTTCGAACTCATCAAAGTTCCCAGAGGAGAAAACGTGTGCGCCGACGCCCTTGCAGCCCTTGGAAGCAAGCTTCGAGACCAAGTTAAACGAACCATTCCAATACACCGCATTGAGAAGCCGAGCATTGATATCTCGACGGACCAAACCATCGTCATTGCTCCAGTCACCGAAACCGACACGCTCGTTACTGATGAATTCGGCCCCGACTGGCGAACTGAGTTCATCGACTATCTCTCAAAGGGGGAACTTCCAACCGAGAAATGGGCAGCCCGCCGACTAAAAACACGCAGTGCCCATTATGCCGTCCTAGACAACGAACTCCATCGATGGACTGCGAGTAAAGTACTCCTCCAGAATCCAACCCAACGAATGTTGGACTTTTACCGGAGCACATAG